The nucleotide window ACCGTCCTTCCTTTTCTTGGCGGAGTCTGATGGAGGCCAGGCCGGTAGTACACGCTGGCCTTTTGTGGCGAATCAGAAATAGTCAATCAGTTAGCATTTAGGAGGATGATTGGATCCCCAATGTGTCTCACCACTCTGTACCTTGGCCTACTGACTCGGTTTTCGTTAGAGTGTCCGATTTGATAGTTGACAGTTCCATGTCTTGGGATGTTGCAGCAGTCCATGCATGCTTTGAACCTCATGTAGCCGCTCAGGTTCTCTCTATCCCTCTTAGTAGATGTTTTGGGGATGATAGACTATTGTGGAAGTTTGATAAAAGAGGTAACTTCTCCGTTAAATCTGCCTATAAGATGGCTTGTAATTTTTTATTAGGCAATCTGTTCGCCTCAGGTTCTGCTGGCAATCCATATAGCCCTATTTGGAAAGCCTTGTGGAAGGCTAGAGTCCCAAGTAAGGTGGCTATTTTTGGCTGGAGGGCAATACTCAATTTGTTCCCCACTCTGACTGTATTGACCTCTAAAGGCTATTCTGGTACTGTGCAGTGTGTCGTTTGTTCTTGACAAGCAGAAACACTAGAGCATCTGTTTTGTGATTGCAGCATTGCTAGGGAGATTTTTGGGGCTCCTCCGTTCTGTTAGAATAACACAAACAAACATCCATCATATACATTCAAGAAACACAAACCATAATTCGATGAAGAATTACTAACCTGATGATGTAGAAGCCATTACCATGCCGAAAGCACAAGTCTTCTGTTCTCTCCAATGCTTTGGCAGTCTATAATGGGGTAGACAATATTGCTTGATTAATTGTGAGAACAGGGACCTTGCTTTATATAGGAGTTGATGATTCCTAAACCTTCCCATaaagatttccttgtgaatcaTGGATTCAACTCCTCTGCAAAGCATACTCTAGTTCATGTCTTAGTAAACTAATTAGAGTCCACATAGGATTAGGTTTCCTCAACCTGCAAAGAGTATAATCACACTAATTTCCTTATTTGCAAGTTATCCGGATTGCATCACATTGTGTAATCCTTAATCCTTGTTCCTAAGATGATCTTATATTGTGATTAATGAAGTTCCATATTGTATGATAGTCCAATTAGGTTTTACACGTTCTCTATCCCTTCTTCCTCCTTGTCTTGGAAGGACTGGCTACTAGAACGTGCATTCCAACTTCCTTCAGTTGTTTTTGACCAGCTTCTGGTGCTTCTTTGGAGTATTTGGCGGAATaggaatgatatatatatatatatatatatatattatggcgTGGTTGTGGGTAGACTGGTGCTACCCTGGTGGCTACTGCCATGAGGAATTTTTACAGGCCAATCTTTCTTTTACTAGTGCACGGCAAGACCGGGTGAAACCTAGAAAGCAGTGGGCTGCTCCACCTGATGGGGTACGTTAAGATCAATGTCGATGGGGCTTTCCTGCCTTCCATTAAGTTTGGGGGAACAGGTGGCGTTATTCGAACCTCTCAAGGTCAATTTCTGGCGGGCTTTTCACATAGGGTGGATTTTGTGAACTCACCTTTGCATGTTGAGTTACAAGCTTTGAAGAAAGGTCTGGAGTTGCTGCTGGCTATGCATGTCAATCAAGCTATCTTCGAAAGTGACTGCTTAATTGCAATACAGGCTATTGATTCTGCCATTACAGACTTGTCGCCTTTGAGTGCTTTGATCTTGGATATTAAGGCTCTGCTAACAGCTAGTAAGGACTTCAAGCTTTCTTTCGCCCCTCGTCAGGCCAATACGGTAGCACATGGAATGGCTAGCTTCAgttaggggtgggttcggttttattcggttcggttttgggCCAGAACCGAGAACCGCACCGAACTTAAATTCGGTTCAGTTCGGTTCAGTTtttcgtttttgaaaatttaacaccgaaaaccgaaccgaactgttcggttcggttcgggtcgggtcaaattcggttttttttttttttaataaataattttagctgaataaagaaatttcattcttaatttttttttaaatcatttATATATATCCATTTGAGCCACGAATCAATCCCATCTATAATCCGGAAATTAAGAATAAAGGCCATTGGAGCCTTCCTTTCAAAAATAATAAAGGCCATTGGAGCCtcatttattataaaaaaaaataaaaaaagcaacCCATTAACCATATACAGAACTGAaagaaccacaaaaaaaaaaaaaattaaataaaccgAGCAAATCACTCTTCCACCATGTAAACACAAATTTCACTACTTGAGCTTGTGGATTCTCTCCCAAGGCAACATCTCCATACCAAGAGCTGCTTGCAGCAATAGATTAAACTGAGCCACAAAAAATATTAGATAGAAGGTAACAATGcagcataaaaaaaattagacaaaatgCATACAGGTATAAGACCCAAGCAATAGAGGAACAAATATATTAACAAAGATCTTCTGAGTCAGAGAAAGGCAATGATATTCAAGTGCCTTGTTCATCATGGTCAGTAACTAATATTCATGGACACATTAGTTATCAAGAACAGTAAGCATTGTTCTTGTTGGCAAAATACTTGAATCATTCAAGACACCAATGGACCTAAAGGGCAAGCTTAATCACAAAATCAAGTAAGAGCGTACTTCTTGGTGATTGAGCACCTAGTAATTAATTACATGTCCCTACAAAACCTACCTTTGAATATTTATCTACTAGTTAGTATGAGGTCTCGATCAATAAGATCAGTTGGACAGAAAATAAGTAGGAACTTGCCTGCAATTGTCAAGGAAGCTTCAGCCAGATTAAGACCATGAAGCACATCTCCTTCAAGGGTGCGAAGCATGGCAAAAGCTGAAATCGCCAAGTCTATATTCTTTTTCCTCTCAAAACGGTTGATAGAGAGAAAATTTAAcctaccaagaaaaaaaaataacaagtcTAAGCctccaaatcaaattcaaagaagAAAGACATACAATTAATGTCTTTGCACTATCAAATGTATAAGCATGCTCTTTGCCAACAACAATTAGAATTAGAAAACAAAGATGCAGTATTCAAAGGTTTATTTGCTGAACTAGAAAGAGAACATAAAGGAAACAAAGTAGAACTTACTGTCATCAGTTTTGAACCATTGATAAGTTCCCCAGCTTGAGTTGATTATGTAATTGTACTGCCAGATGGTAAGAGCAAAAGTTAGCATTCCATACCCAGAAATTTCATGCTCTGCTAAAGCAGCTTCCAGCCTTCCACCAACATAAAAGAATCTGACAATTTTGATACTGCACAAAGCAATGACAACACTCATCAGTGACAAAACACAGACCAAGCAAATGCCATTTCCATCTATTATGTACCAAATTTGCAATTTAAACAACATTGCTACCAGAAccaagcaaaagaaaagaaagttaagTGCCATTATGCAATCAATAAAGCAATTATGTATCCAATTTGCACACAACACTCATCTATCATTCTATCCCATTCCAACAACattgccaaaacaaaaaaaactaaagaaaacgtCAAAATAAAAAGCTAAAGAAAAAGCTAAACGTACACAAGTGAAGACTTACAGTTTTCCAACCATCATCAGTTTCAACAGCAATCTGGATCTGATTTCCATTTCCTTTGATGTTTCAAGCTTTGGATCAAACCAAACCACAAACAAAAAGGCAAAACAATATATCATGTATCAGTATCATAACTCACACTGAGGCTTGTTTGTCATAACTATCAACTCATtatcagaaaagaa belongs to Rosa chinensis cultivar Old Blush chromosome 4, RchiOBHm-V2, whole genome shotgun sequence and includes:
- the LOC112198980 gene encoding uncharacterized protein LOC112198980, yielding MSLHYQMYKHALCQQQLELENKDAVFKGLFAELEREHKGNKVELTVISFEPLISSPA